A section of the Streptomyces sp. NBC_01216 genome encodes:
- a CDS encoding HTH domain-containing protein, producing the protein MTREPRRERRTATARELADRFGVSERTVLRMIAEERTTYEGRSRQRRDQIVELHRQGLKGYEIARELNVSTGLVSIRLKEARSAGVDLTRYAAAGETHEQGQA; encoded by the coding sequence GTGACGCGGGAACCCAGGCGTGAACGTCGCACCGCGACCGCCCGTGAGCTCGCGGACCGATTCGGAGTGTCCGAGCGGACGGTACTGCGCATGATCGCCGAGGAACGCACGACGTACGAGGGCCGCTCCCGGCAACGACGAGACCAGATCGTCGAACTGCACCGGCAGGGGCTGAAGGGCTACGAGATCGCGCGCGAGCTGAATGTTTCCACCGGTCTGGTGTCCATCCGACTCAAGGAAGCCCGCTCAGCCGGTGTCGACCTCACCCGCTACGCCGCTGCCGGTGAAACCCACGAGCAGGGCCAAGCGTAG
- a CDS encoding replication initiation protein, translated as MNVELPGVQWNELWLPLRPYATNRLQEGIRREQRPVAMTRRYVEANPSAMSNLLVVDVDHSDAVLRAVSSVGSHPLPNAVVENPVNGHAHAVWALAEAVTRTEYARRKPLAYAAAVTEGLRRALDGDAAYSGLMTKNPLHTDWSTEWFHGGLHTLGGLEEALSGHMPPARWRETKRFRTNITGLGRNCSIFETARTWAYREVRHHFGSPDTSTPPSTPKYIPATPNSPSRCRPWRRVRSPTASTGGSRRGRGCGRTARRSTRPPSSPSSPPAARRAVRRALRAGTSAPKPCSST; from the coding sequence ATGAACGTCGAGTTGCCCGGAGTGCAGTGGAACGAGTTGTGGCTACCGTTGCGGCCGTACGCGACGAACCGGCTACAGGAGGGGATCCGGCGTGAGCAGCGGCCGGTGGCGATGACCCGTCGGTACGTGGAGGCGAACCCGTCGGCGATGAGCAATCTCCTCGTCGTGGATGTGGACCACTCGGATGCGGTGCTGCGGGCGGTGTCGTCGGTGGGGTCGCATCCGCTGCCCAACGCGGTCGTGGAGAACCCGGTGAACGGGCATGCTCATGCGGTGTGGGCCCTGGCGGAGGCGGTGACGCGGACCGAGTACGCCCGGCGCAAGCCACTGGCCTACGCCGCCGCGGTCACTGAGGGCCTGCGCCGCGCGCTGGACGGCGATGCGGCGTACTCGGGGCTGATGACGAAGAACCCGCTGCACACGGACTGGAGCACCGAGTGGTTCCACGGCGGACTCCACACGCTCGGCGGCCTGGAGGAGGCGCTGAGCGGCCACATGCCGCCCGCGCGCTGGCGGGAGACCAAGCGGTTCCGCACCAACATCACCGGGCTGGGGCGCAACTGCTCAATCTTCGAGACGGCCCGGACCTGGGCGTACCGCGAGGTACGCCACCACTTCGGCAGCCCCGACACCTCCACACCGCCATCCACGCCGAAGTACATACCCGCAACGCCGAATTCACCGAGCCGCTGCCGGCCGTGGAGGCGCGTGCGATCGCCAACAGCATCCACCGGTGGATCACGACGCGGTCGAGGATGTGGAAGGACGGCGCGGCGGTCTACGAGGCCACCTTCGTCGCCATCCAGTCCGCCCGCGGCAAGAAGAGCGGTCAGGCGCGCGCTGCGCGCCGGGACGAGCGCACCGAAGCCATGCTCGAGTACATGA
- a CDS encoding AAA family ATPase, with translation MTKPLAVGLIGITGSGKTTLATALAARGMVRLSVDEEVHRQHGRYGIDYPEHEYGERERPVVEEVLAELVDHLRAGRDVVLDHGLWLRREREELRRTVERAAGRLLLVYLPVGKPELLARLERRNRRDDANALTVTPSALDDFFDRFEPPEPDEPMLIYAGDPDAVLDQLARDTSPEGGAP, from the coding sequence GTGACCAAGCCGCTCGCCGTCGGGCTCATCGGCATCACCGGCTCAGGCAAGACAACCCTGGCCACGGCGCTCGCCGCACGGGGCATGGTGCGCCTCTCCGTCGATGAGGAAGTCCACCGCCAGCACGGCCGCTACGGGATCGACTACCCAGAGCACGAGTACGGCGAACGGGAACGTCCCGTCGTCGAGGAGGTGCTGGCCGAACTCGTCGACCACCTTCGTGCCGGCCGCGACGTCGTCCTCGACCACGGGCTTTGGCTGCGCCGTGAACGCGAGGAGTTGAGGCGCACTGTCGAGCGTGCGGCCGGTCGGCTGCTCCTGGTCTACCTCCCCGTGGGAAAGCCGGAGCTCCTGGCCAGGCTCGAGCGACGCAACCGCCGCGACGACGCCAACGCGCTCACAGTCACCCCCAGTGCCTTGGACGACTTCTTCGACCGGTTCGAACCCCCGGAACCGGATGAGCCGATGCTGATCTACGCCGGAGATCCAGACGCCGTCCTGGACCAGCTCGCAAGGGACACGTCACCCGAAGGTGGGGCTCCATGA
- a CDS encoding DUF6087 family protein — protein MGRHSRPGPSDQPSRAVPQIDPADPLAAFLRRRRAPMDVYRRHRPAGGGATHVRPDEPRVLESWDGFAYVPEGTAPNLAAAQRWADGQPRPDA, from the coding sequence ATGGGCAGGCACAGCCGTCCCGGGCCATCTGACCAGCCGTCGCGAGCGGTGCCGCAGATCGACCCCGCCGACCCGCTCGCCGCCTTCCTGCGGCGCAGGCGGGCACCGATGGACGTCTACCGCCGGCACCGGCCCGCCGGCGGCGGCGCCACACACGTCAGGCCCGACGAGCCCCGGGTCCTGGAGTCCTGGGACGGCTTCGCCTACGTGCCCGAAGGGACCGCCCCGAACCTCGCCGCCGCCCAGCGGTGGGCCGACGGCCAGCCGCGGCCGGACGCATGA